A portion of the Camelus ferus isolate YT-003-E chromosome 16, BCGSAC_Cfer_1.0, whole genome shotgun sequence genome contains these proteins:
- the LOC102506352 gene encoding E3 ubiquitin/ISG15 ligase TRIM25 — protein MRAAKPLALLDMQRVSRPVQDHIPAPQPPAQPSRPPQGQFPMDNDNSLHTFEDQVLCPICLEVFHHPVTTACGHNFCMTCLQGCWDHQATVGETLYCPQCRESFPSRPRLCKNVILEEMVTCFTQAKGSSRNLAGPRDVPCDFCSPQKLKSVKSCLQCMASLCEKHLRSHFEDQVFRGHQLLEPVWDLKSRLCRKHRRLRRLYCRTEGCCVCGACLLEEHKDHDTAPLEQERARREVEVRKVQANVENQMLIITSDSQKHRGQVAFLSKLIQTTRDEVNSCFSEIIQEVKQLQMKVLDFVEKEEAAALGKLGSSIQQSHNRLLKLEGDSIWLRTLLANRNDQQFLQELPRLKNFPACMEPLMGTNCEEKQSFLQLPETLAELRTRLVDMGLSFINQLLLKGIKMNSYEVLPPAVDRKTLLKCYCNLNFDPATASEELFLFKETHSVLNLGILLEPYAGGGPFRGFKQWPQVLCSRGLAEGCHYWEAEVSNSWVCLGVTYRRSPSLSGRPRRNIVYLLGRNPYSWCLEWDSLKFSVWHNNTQTVLHGGYHRTLGVALDCGAGCLSFYGVAGGVSLIYRFLAAFLEPLYPAVMVSSGASVTLKQHPEGEA, from the exons ATGAG GGCAGCCAAGCCTCTGGCTCTCCTTGACATGCAGAGGGTTTCAC GGCCAGTCCAGGACCACATCCCAGCCCCgcagccccctgcccagccctcaaGACCTCCCCAAGGTCAGTTCCCGATGGATAATGACAACAGTCTCCACACATTTGAGGACCAAGTCCTCTGTCCCATCTGCCTGGAGGTGTTCCACCACCCGGTCACCACTGCCTGCGGGCACAACTTCTGCATGACCTGCCTCCAAGGTTGCTGGGACCACCAGGCTACTGTGGGCGAGACACTCTATTGCCCCCAGTGCCGAGAGAGCTTCCCCTCCAGGCCCCGCCTCTGCAAGAATGTCATCCTGGAGGAGATGGTGACCTGCTTCACCCAGGCCAAGGGGTCCTCACGGAACCTGGCCGGGCCTAGGGACGTGCCTTGCGACTTCTGTTCCCCCCAGAAGCTCAAGTCGGTCAAGTCATGCCTGCAGTGCATGGCCTCCCTGTGCGAGAAGCACCTGCGCAGCCACTTTGAGGACCAGGTGTTCCGGGGCCACCAGCTGTTGGAGCCCGTGTGGGATCTCAAGAGCCGGCTGTGCCGGAAGCACCGCAGGCTGCGGCGGCTGTACTGCCGCACGGAAGGCTGCTGCGTGTGCGGGGCCTGCCTGCTGGAGGAGCACAAGGACCACGACACCGCCCCGCTGGAGCAGGAGCGCGCCCGCAGGGAG GTTGAGGTTCGGAAGGTCCAGGCCAATGTGGAGAACCAGATGCTGATCATCACTTCCGACAGCCAGAAGCACCGGGGGCAGGTGGCCTTTCTCTCG AAATTGATCCAGACAACTCGGGATGAGGTGAACAGCTGCTTCTCAGAGATCATCCAGGAGGTCAAACAGCTGCAGATGAAGGTCTTGGATTTcgtggagaaggaagaggcagccGCCCTGGGGAAGCTGGGCAGCTCCATCCAGCAGAGCCACAACCGGCTCCTGAAGCTGGAGGGGGACAGCATCTGGCTCCGCACCCTGCTCGCCAATCGGAACGACCAGCAATTTCTGCAG GAGCTCCCCAGGCTGAAGAACTTCCCGGCCTGCATGGAACCCCTGATGGGCACCAACTGTGAGGAGAAGCAGAGCTTCCTCCAGCTGCCAGAGACCTTGGCGGAGCTCCGGACTCGGCTGGTGGACATGGGTCTCAGCTTCATCAACCAGCTCCTCCTGAAGG GCATTAAGATGAACTCGTATGAAGTGCTGCCCCCAGCTGTGGACAGGAAAACACTTCTCAAGT GTTACTGCAACCTGAATTTCGACCCCGCCACGGCCAGCGAGGAGCTGTTCCTGTTCAAGGAGACCCACTCGGTGCTGAACCTGGGCATCCTGCTGGAGCCCTACGCCGGGGGCGGCCCCTTCCGGGGCTTCAAGCAGTGGCCGCAGGTGCTGTGCTCGCGCGGCCTGGCCGAGGGCTGCCACTACTGGGAGGCCGAGGTGTCCAACTCGTGGGTGTGCCTGGGCGTCACCTACCGCCGCAGCCCTTCGCTCAGCGGCCGCCCACGCCGCAACATCGTCTACCTGCTGGGCCGCAACCCCTACTCGTGGTGCCTTGAGTGGGACTCGCTCAAGTTCTCCGTGTGGCACAATAACACGCAGACGGTGCTGCACGGCGGCTACCACCGCACGCTCGGCGTGGCGCTCGACTGCGGCGCCGGCTGCCTCTCCTTCTACGGCGTGGCGGGCGGCGTGAGCCTCATCTACCGCTTCCTCGCCGCCTTCCTGGAGCCGCTCTACCCCGCGGTCATGGTCAGCAGCGGCGCCTCGGTCACGCTAAAGCAGCACCCGGAGGGGGAGGCGTAG